In Drosophila bipectinata strain 14024-0381.07 chromosome 2R, DbipHiC1v2, whole genome shotgun sequence, one genomic interval encodes:
- the grh gene encoding protein grainyhead isoform X6 has translation MSTSAATTSVITSNELSLSAHGHAHGHGHAHQLHQHPHSRLGVGVGVGILSDASLSPIQQGSGGGGGGGNNNNTSPLAPNGVPLLTTMHRSPDSPQPELATMTNVNVLDLHTDNSKLYDKEAVFIYETPKVVMPSDGGGGAGGGGAGGPPDEGHAIDARIAAQLGQNSNQQQHQAEHQPLAKIEFDENQIIRVVGPNGEQQQIISREIINGEHHILSRNEAGEHILTRIVSDPSKLMPNDNAVATAMYNQAQKMNNDHGQSVYQTSPLPLDASVLHYSGGNDSNVIKTEADIYEDHKKAAAAAAAAGGGSIIYTTTDPNGVNVNVKQLPHLAVPQKLDPDLYQADKHIDLIYNDGSKTVIYSTTDQKGLEIYSGGDIGSLVSDGQVVVQAGLPYATATGTGGQPVYIVADGALPAGVEEHLQSNSNNSGKLNGQTTPIDVSGLSQNEIQGFLLGSHPSSSATVTTTGVVSTTTISHHQQQQQQQQQQHQQQQHPGDIVSAAGVGSAGSIVSSAVQQQQQLISIKREPEDLRKDPKNGNITGATAANGAGSVITQKILHVDAPAPPPSASEADRPSTPHITSSSSSTTSATSTTPTETEPEAATALEMYATTGGTQIYLQTSHPSTASGAGGGAGPAGAAGGGGVSLQAQSPSPGPYISANDYGMYTASRLPPGPPPTSTTTFIAEPSYYREYFASDGPGGYVPASTRSIYGDVDVSVSQPGGVVTYEGRFAGSVPPPATTTVLTSSSSLSSMHHHQQQQQQQHHQQQQHHPQDGKGGGGATPLYAKAITAAGLTVDLPSPDSGIGTDAITPRDQTNIQQSFDYTELCQPGTLIDANGSIPVSVNSIQQRTVVHGSQNSPTTSLVDTSTNGSTRSRPWHDFGRQNDADKIQIPKIFTNVGFRYHLESPISSSQRREDDRITYINKGQFYGITLEYVHDADKPIKNTTVKCDHANVPRGEEPRGRDQGLAILAQSSAFREAKNLGCRYKELGWPGWLHRGSVAQCHRRLLESAGELRQDQHCGTVPEHGFQQSKRSQGPAVARTNRHIRGPQGYGGLPSRLLSDKGLLR, from the exons ATGTCCACATCCGCCGCCACAACGAGCGTCATAACGTCCAACGAGCTCTCGCTGTCCGCCCACGGCCACGCTCACGGTCACGGCCACGCCCACCAGCTGCATCAGCATCCACACAGCCGTCTAGGAGTCGGCGTAGGAGTTGGCATCCTTAGCGACGCCTCACTGTCACCCATCCAGCAGGGAAGCggaggaggcggaggcggtggGAATAACAACAATACCTCACCACTGGCGCCCAACGGAGTACCACTCCTAACCACGATGCACCGCTCCCCGGACTCACCACAGCCGGAGCTGGCCACCATGACGAATGTGAATGTCCTGGACCTGCACACCGACAACTCTAAGCTCTACGACAAGGAGGCTGTCTTCATCTACGAAACGCCCAAGGTGGTAATGCCATCGGACGGGGGCGGTGGGGCGGGAGGCGGTGGTGCTGGAGGTCCGCCGGACGAAGGCCATGCCATTGATGCCAGGATTGCGGCCCAACTGGGCCAAAACTCTaaccagcagcaacaccaagcTGAGCACCAGCCGCTGGCCAAGATCGAGTTCGACGAGAACCAGATCATCCGGGTGGTGGGGCCCAACggcgagcagcagcagatcATCTCGCGGGAGATCATCAACGGCGAGCACCACATCCTGTCCCGCAACGAGGCTGGCGAGCACATCCTGACCCGCATCGTGAGCGATCCCTCCAAGCTGATGCCCAACGACAATGCGGTGGCCACCGCCATGTACAACCAGGCCCAGAAGATGAACAACGATCACGGCCAGTCCGTCTACCAAACGTCCCCCTTGCCCCTGGACGCCTCTGTGCTGCACTACAGCGGTGGCAACGACTCCAATGTGATCAAGACCGAGGCGGACATCTACGAGGATCACAAGAAGGCTGCTGCGGCAGCCGCTGCCGCCGGCGGAGGATCTATCATCTACACCACCACCGATCCGAATGGCGTCAATGTCAATGTCAAGCAGTTGCCCCATCTGGCGGTGCCGCAGAAACTCGACCCCGACCTGTACCAGGCGGACAAGCACATCGACCTGATCTACAACGACGGCAGCAAAACGGTCATATACTCCACCACCGACCAGAAGGGCCTGGAGATCTACTCCGGCGGCGACATTGGCAGCCTCGTCTCCGACGGTCAAGTGGTGGTTCAGGCCGGACTTCCCTATGCCACCGCCACGGGTACCGGAGGACAGCCGGTGTACATTGTCGCCGACGGTGCCCTGCCTGCGGGGGTCGAAGAGCATTTGCAGAG CAATTCGAACAATAGTGGAAAACTGAATGGCCAGACCACACCTATAGATGTCTCGGGCCTATCGCAAAATGAAATCCAAGGCTTTCTGCTCGGCTCCCACCCCTCGTCGTCGGCGACGGTCACCACCACGGGCGTTGTCTCCACCACGACGATCTCCCatcaccagcaacagcaacagcagcagcagcagcaacaccagcagcaacagcatccCGGTGATATTGTCAGCGCCGCAGGCGTGGGGAGTGCAGGCTCAATTGTCTCCAGTGCggtgcaacaacagcagcaactaaTTAGCATCAAACGAGAGCCCGAAGACTTGCGAAAGGATCCGAAAAATGGCAACATTACCGGTGCAACGGCGGCGAACGGAGCGGGTTCGGTCATAACGCAAAAg ATATTGCACGTGGATGCACCAGCACCACCGCCGTCCGCAAGTGAAGCTGATAGGCCCAGCACACCGCACATCaccagcagtagcagcagcaccacctcCGCCACCAGCACCACACCCACTGAAACGGAACCGGAAGCAGCCACCGCACTAGAGATGTACGCAACCACGGGCGGCACACAAATCTACCTACAG ACCTCACATCCCAGCACGGCGAGCGGAGCAGGCGGCGGTGCCGGGCCGGCAGGCGCAGCCGGGGGCGGCGGCGTCTCCCTTCAGGCGCAGAGCCCCAGCCCCGGACCGTATATCTCCGCCAATGATTACGGAATGTATACGGCCAGTCGCCTGCCACCCGGTCCCCCgcccaccagcaccaccacgtTCATAGCGGAGCCCTCGTACTACCGGGAATACTTTGCCTCGGATGGACCCGGAGGCTATGTGCCGGCCAGCACGCGATCCATCTACGGGGACGTGGATGTTTCCGTCTCGCAGCCCGGCGGAGTGGTTACCTACGAGGGCCGCTTCGCCGGCAGCGTTCCCCCGCCCGCCACCACCACTGTGCtgaccagcagcagcagcctctccagcatgcaccaccaccagcagcagcagcaacagcaacaccaccagcagcaacagcaccaccCGCAGGACGGCAAAGGCGGTGGTGGCGCCACGCCCCTCTACGCCAAAGCGATTACGGCAGCCGGTCTGACAGTGGATCTACCAAGTCCGGACTCGGGCATTGGAACAGATGCCATAACTCCGCGGGACCAGACCAACATCCAACAG tcCTTCGATTATACGGAACTGTGCCAGCCGGGCACGCTGATCGATGCCAATGGCAGCATACCCGTCAGCGTGAACAGCATCCAGCAGAGGACGGTGGTGCACGGGAGCCAGAACAGCCCCACCACCTCCCTGGTGGACACGAGCACGAATGGATCCACACGCTCCCGGCCCTGGCACGACTTTGGCCGCCAGAACGATGCtgacaaaatacaaataccaaaaat TTTCACAAATGTGGGCTTCCGCTATCACCTGGAAAGCCCCATCAGCTCATCGCAGAGGCGCGAGGATGATCGCATCACCTACATCAACAAGGGCCAGTTCTACGGAATAACTCTGGAGTATGTTCACGATGCGGATAAGCCCATCAAGAACACCACCGTCAAG TGTGATCATGCTAATGTTCCGCGAGGAGAAGAGCCCCGAGGACGAGATCAAGGCCTGGCAATTCTGGCACAGTCGTCAGCATTCCGTGAAGCAAAGAATCTTGGATGCAG ATACAAAGAACTCGGTTGGCCTGGTTGGCTGCATCGAGGAAGTGTCGCACAATGCCATCGCCGTCTACTGGAATCCGCTGGAGAGCTCCGCCAAG